From one Triticum aestivum cultivar Chinese Spring chromosome 4B, IWGSC CS RefSeq v2.1, whole genome shotgun sequence genomic stretch:
- the LOC123093536 gene encoding sphingoid long-chain bases kinase 2, mitochondrial isoform X2: MASPATPRPALIRPRASRSRSQLGAVSLASDHAAATGSSGHRRDFVFVVNPSGANGRTGKQWKQLLPLLRTRLADQCNICECITSGPSHAIDVTREAINDGADAVIAVGGDGTLHEVVNGFFWKGSPVRALDRGPDHLTALGLIPLGTGSDFARTFGWSNDPRQAIDRIVRGVKSKLDIGMMEGPNGDPHFFINVADIHLSAKAGYFASMYKRFGNLCYVLGALRGFWGHSNRDLRIKVNGGEWRTVDKVTALSVGNAKYFGGGMNITPTADPFSGDLQVVILQDFKWYTFLLKLHRLYGGTHLTVNGVSSIRVQSIEVAEVVPNGDVFVQSDGEHFGFLPTKFSVLPGAVDFFS; this comes from the exons atggcctcgccggcgacgccgaGGCCGGCGCTGATCCGGCCGCGCGCCTCGCGCAGCCGCTCCCAGTTGGGCGCCGTCAGCCTCGCTTCCGACCACGCCGCCGCCACGGGctcctccggccaccgccgcgactTCGTCTTCGTCGTCAACCCCTCCG GCGCCAATGGCCGGACGGGCAAGCAGTGGAAGCAGCTGCTCCCCCTCCTCCGCACCCGCCTCGCCGACCAATGCAAC ATTTGCGAGTGCATCACCTCGGGCCCGTCGCACGCCATAGATGTCACGAGGGAG GCTATAAACGATGGCGCTGATGCTGTGATCGCCGTTGGCGGGGATGGGACGCTTCATGAG GTGGTGAATGGCTTCTTTTGGAAAGGAAGCCCGGTCCGTGCTCTTGATCGAGGGCCTGATCACTTGACGGCACTTGGT CTCATCCCACTTGGAACCGGCTCAGACTTTGCTAGGACATTTGGCTG GTCAAATGATCCCCGTCAGGCGATTGATCGAATTGTGAGAG GAGTTAAATCAAAACTAGACATTGGCATGATGGAAGGTCCAAATGGAGATCCACATTTCTTTATAAATGTTGCTGATATCCATCT GAGTGCCAAGGCAGGTTATTTTGCTTCTATGTACAAGAGATTTggcaacttatgttatgttctggGAGCTCTAAGAGGCTTTTGGGGACATAGTAATCGAGATTTGAGAATAAAG GTGAATGGAGGAGAATGGAGAACAGTTGATAAAGTCACTGCTCTATCCGTAGGAAATGCCAAGTACTTTGGTGGTGGCATGAATATTACTCCAACAGCTGATCCTTTTAGCGGTGACCTTCAG GTTGTTATTCTACAAGATTTCAAGTGGTACACTTTTCTTCTTAAGCTACATAGGCTATATGGAGGCACACATTTAACGGTGAATGGCGTGTCATCAATAAG GGTTCAATCAATTGAAGTGGCAGAAGTGGTGCCTAACGGCGACGTCTTTGTGCAATCTGACGGGGAGCATTTTGGTTTTCTTCCGACCAAATTCTCAGTTCTGCCTGGTGCAGTAGATTTCTTCAGCTAG
- the LOC123093536 gene encoding sphingoid long-chain bases kinase 2, mitochondrial isoform X1 — MASPATPRPALIRPRASRSRSQLGAVSLASDHAAATGSSGHRRDFVFVVNPSGANGRTGKQWKQLLPLLRTRLADQCNICECITSGPSHAIDVTREAINDGADAVIAVGGDGTLHEVVNGFFWKGSPVRALDRGPDHLTALGLIPLGTGSDFARTFGWSNDPRQAIDRIVRAGVKSKLDIGMMEGPNGDPHFFINVADIHLSAKAGYFASMYKRFGNLCYVLGALRGFWGHSNRDLRIKVNGGEWRTVDKVTALSVGNAKYFGGGMNITPTADPFSGDLQVVILQDFKWYTFLLKLHRLYGGTHLTVNGVSSIRVQSIEVAEVVPNGDVFVQSDGEHFGFLPTKFSVLPGAVDFFS, encoded by the exons atggcctcgccggcgacgccgaGGCCGGCGCTGATCCGGCCGCGCGCCTCGCGCAGCCGCTCCCAGTTGGGCGCCGTCAGCCTCGCTTCCGACCACGCCGCCGCCACGGGctcctccggccaccgccgcgactTCGTCTTCGTCGTCAACCCCTCCG GCGCCAATGGCCGGACGGGCAAGCAGTGGAAGCAGCTGCTCCCCCTCCTCCGCACCCGCCTCGCCGACCAATGCAAC ATTTGCGAGTGCATCACCTCGGGCCCGTCGCACGCCATAGATGTCACGAGGGAG GCTATAAACGATGGCGCTGATGCTGTGATCGCCGTTGGCGGGGATGGGACGCTTCATGAG GTGGTGAATGGCTTCTTTTGGAAAGGAAGCCCGGTCCGTGCTCTTGATCGAGGGCCTGATCACTTGACGGCACTTGGT CTCATCCCACTTGGAACCGGCTCAGACTTTGCTAGGACATTTGGCTG GTCAAATGATCCCCGTCAGGCGATTGATCGAATTGTGAGAG CAGGAGTTAAATCAAAACTAGACATTGGCATGATGGAAGGTCCAAATGGAGATCCACATTTCTTTATAAATGTTGCTGATATCCATCT GAGTGCCAAGGCAGGTTATTTTGCTTCTATGTACAAGAGATTTggcaacttatgttatgttctggGAGCTCTAAGAGGCTTTTGGGGACATAGTAATCGAGATTTGAGAATAAAG GTGAATGGAGGAGAATGGAGAACAGTTGATAAAGTCACTGCTCTATCCGTAGGAAATGCCAAGTACTTTGGTGGTGGCATGAATATTACTCCAACAGCTGATCCTTTTAGCGGTGACCTTCAG GTTGTTATTCTACAAGATTTCAAGTGGTACACTTTTCTTCTTAAGCTACATAGGCTATATGGAGGCACACATTTAACGGTGAATGGCGTGTCATCAATAAG GGTTCAATCAATTGAAGTGGCAGAAGTGGTGCCTAACGGCGACGTCTTTGTGCAATCTGACGGGGAGCATTTTGGTTTTCTTCCGACCAAATTCTCAGTTCTGCCTGGTGCAGTAGATTTCTTCAGCTAG